A stretch of Henckelia pumila isolate YLH828 chromosome 4, ASM3356847v2, whole genome shotgun sequence DNA encodes these proteins:
- the LOC140863119 gene encoding myb-related protein 308-like isoform X2: MGRSPCCEKAHTNKGAWTKEEDDRLIAYIRAHGEGCWRSLPKSAGLLRCGKSCRLRWINYLRPDLKRGNFTEAEDELIIKLHSLLGNKWSVIAGRLPGRTDNEIKNYWNTHIRRKLVGRGIDPTTHRSINQEPAAAATISFSGVEIANSKQAELQDYTVKNEILIEEENSQQVHEAERCPDLNLELRISPPNYQQEQLKNSTKLRLHF, translated from the exons ATGGGGAGGTCTCCATGTTGTGAGAAAGCTCACACGAACAAAGGAGCATGGACTAAAGAAGAAGATGATCGTCTCATCGCTTATATTCGAGCACACGGCGAAGGATGCTGGCGGTCTCTTCCCAAGTCCGCCGGCCTCCTCCGCTGCGGTAAGAGCTGCCGCCTCCGCTGGATCAACTATCTCAGGCCAGACCTCAAACGTGGAAACTTCACAGAAGCCGAGGATGAACTCATTATCAAACTCCATAGCCTTCTTGGCAACAA GTGGTCTGTAATCGCTGGAAGATTGCCGGGAAGAACAGATAACGAGATAAAGAATTACTGGAACACTCATATAAGAAGAAAACTTGTGGGCAGAGGGATCGATCCAACAACCCACAGGTCCATAAATCAAGAGCCTGCTGCAGCAGCAACCATTTCTTTTTCTGGTGTCGAAATCGCAAACTCCAAACAAGCTGAATTACAAGACTACACTGTGAAAAATGAGATTTTGATCGAGGAAGAAAATAGCCAGCAGGTTCATGAAGCTGAACGGTGCCCCGATTTGAATCTTGAACTCAGAATCAGCCCTCCTAATTATCAACAAGAACAGCTGAAGAACAGTACCAAATTAAGATTGCATTTTTAG
- the LOC140863119 gene encoding myb-related protein 308-like isoform X1 — protein sequence MGRSPCCEKAHTNKGAWTKEEDDRLIAYIRAHGEGCWRSLPKSAGLLRCGKSCRLRWINYLRPDLKRGNFTEAEDELIIKLHSLLGNNNTNRWSVIAGRLPGRTDNEIKNYWNTHIRRKLVGRGIDPTTHRSINQEPAAAATISFSGVEIANSKQAELQDYTVKNEILIEEENSQQVHEAERCPDLNLELRISPPNYQQEQLKNSTKLRLHF from the exons ATGGGGAGGTCTCCATGTTGTGAGAAAGCTCACACGAACAAAGGAGCATGGACTAAAGAAGAAGATGATCGTCTCATCGCTTATATTCGAGCACACGGCGAAGGATGCTGGCGGTCTCTTCCCAAGTCCGCCGGCCTCCTCCGCTGCGGTAAGAGCTGCCGCCTCCGCTGGATCAACTATCTCAGGCCAGACCTCAAACGTGGAAACTTCACAGAAGCCGAGGATGAACTCATTATCAAACTCCATAGCCTTCTTGGCAACAA TAATACAAACAGGTGGTCTGTAATCGCTGGAAGATTGCCGGGAAGAACAGATAACGAGATAAAGAATTACTGGAACACTCATATAAGAAGAAAACTTGTGGGCAGAGGGATCGATCCAACAACCCACAGGTCCATAAATCAAGAGCCTGCTGCAGCAGCAACCATTTCTTTTTCTGGTGTCGAAATCGCAAACTCCAAACAAGCTGAATTACAAGACTACACTGTGAAAAATGAGATTTTGATCGAGGAAGAAAATAGCCAGCAGGTTCATGAAGCTGAACGGTGCCCCGATTTGAATCTTGAACTCAGAATCAGCCCTCCTAATTATCAACAAGAACAGCTGAAGAACAGTACCAAATTAAGATTGCATTTTTAG